The genomic interval TACGGCAGAGGTTGTCCGTTCGGGGATTCAGAGCGTTTCACAAGGGCAGTGGGAGGCGGCACGGTCACAAGGCTTTAGTTATTTCCAAACCCTGCGCCTGATCATCCTCCCCCAAGCGCTGCGGGTGATGATTCCCCCTCTGACAAACCAATATCTGAACCTGATCAAAAACAGCAGTCTTGCTGGCGTGGTAGGCTTTGCCGATGTTTTTGGGGTGGGAAAAACAGCCCTCGAATCGGGGCAGACCGTTCCGGTGGTGATCATCGTCATGCTCATCTACTTGGTGATGGATTTGACCACCGCGTTCGTGATGAATATCCTCAACCAGCGCGTTCAGATCAAGGCACGGTGACGGCGCTATGACAACTCCTACACATCCAAACATTTCGCCAAACAATCCCCCCTCGGTGGAAGTTCCTGTCTTTGTGCAGCGTCCGGTAACGCAAACGGGCATTTTAGGCTGGATACGAAAAAACCTATTCGGCTCATGGTATGACGCCGTTCTGACGCTCATCATTGCCTATATACTACTCAGTTTTGGGCGAAATTTCCTTGATTGGGTTGTCAATCAGGCGCGGTGGAACGTTGTCACCGATAACCTGCGCTCGTTCATGACCGGCTTATACCCTATTGATCAGGGCTGGCGGGTGGCACTGGCAATGATCACCCTCGTGACATTGGCGGGGATCAGTTGGGGCGTTTGGGGGCGAATGGTTGCCAGCATCGTGGTGACACTCGTCATTGGCGTGGTGCTGCTCGTCTTACTGCCCATGTTGAATACGGGCGGCTCGTGGGCGGATGGAGAAGGTATTGGGCGTTTCCTCGGCGGGGACATCATCGCCCTTGTCCGTGTTTTACAAGCACCACTGCTGTTGATCATCCTCTTTTTGGCGGTTGGCTACGCGGTTGGGCGCTTCGGGGTGCGGCTCAACAAGCAGCCCATTGGGCGCATCGTTCTAATTGGATGGTTCGTGGCGATTCCGTTATCCTTCGTCTTGGTGCGGGGGTTAGGGGTTGGGACGCCCGTCTTGCCTTATGTCTCGCCCAATTCGTGGGGCGGGCTGCTGCTCACCTTTATGCTGGCGTTTGTGGCGATCACCGCCTGTTTCCCCCTGGGAATACTTTTAGCATTGGGGCGGGCATCGGGGTTGGGGGCGCGAAAACGCCCCTTTAAGGGTGGGCGCTGG from Anaerolineales bacterium carries:
- a CDS encoding amino acid ABC transporter permease → MTTPTHPNISPNNPPSVEVPVFVQRPVTQTGILGWIRKNLFGSWYDAVLTLIIAYILLSFGRNFLDWVVNQARWNVVTDNLRSFMTGLYPIDQGWRVALAMITLVTLAGISWGVWGRMVASIVVTLVIGVVLLVLLPMLNTGGSWADGEGIGRFLGGDIIALVRVLQAPLLLIILFLAVGYAVGRFGVRLNKQPIGRIVLIGWFVAIPLSFVLVRGLGVGTPVLPYVSPNSWGGLLLTFMLAFVAITACFPLGILLALGRASGLGARKRPFKGGRWWWLNPLQWVNALRGWWSSLGTLPIIKLACTVFIEFMRGVPLVTVFFTANVIVPLALGGDIQVDNVVRAMVALTLFEAAYVAEIVRGGLQAVPPGQLEAARAIGLNPIQATLFIILPQAIRTVIPTLVGQFISLFKDTSLAVIIGLLELIGTAQSIYARQEFNAQRREVLVFIALVYFVFSYGMSYAARQLERQGSGKAKRT